GCCGCGCAGTTCGGCGCGCCGGATGCGATGGCGTTCATCGCCAGATCCGGAGGCCTGCCGGCGGGCTGCCTAGCCTTCGATCCGTTCGGCGAAAGCACGGTTGAACTTCACAGGTTCTTCGTCGACGCCGCTTTCCGGGGGCAAGGCATAGGCCGCGCGCTGATGGGCGCGGTCCTGACGGAGATCGACAAAGGCCCCGCCCGCACGGTGCTGATCCAGACGATCTTCTACATGGAAAGCGCCATCGCCGTGTATGAGGCATTCGGCTTCAG
This region of Mesorhizobium sp. M2A.F.Ca.ET.046.03.2.1 genomic DNA includes:
- a CDS encoding GNAT family N-acetyltransferase — translated: MISVLPARSAEDFETLAGLCRKLAQWDVDASAPHGVSAADVRAPFHPETSGPQLAAQFGAPDAMAFIARSGGLPAGCLAFDPFGESTVELHRFFVDAAFRGQGIGRALMGAVLTEIDKGPARTVLIQTIFYMESAIAVYEAFGFRPCAPFRDTPAHVRHTDVFLSRPSKGA